In the Hordeum vulgare subsp. vulgare chromosome 7H, MorexV3_pseudomolecules_assembly, whole genome shotgun sequence genome, one interval contains:
- the LOC123406971 gene encoding 65-kDa microtubule-associated protein 1-like, translating to MGVAGHNDPLLGETTCGSLLQQLQLIWDEVGESDDDRDKMLLQLEQECLDVYRRKVDQASSSRARLLQQLANSKSELTRLLSSLGELSISGVLVPDKTTGTIKEQLAATSPFLEQLCRKKEKRVKEFADVQLQIQTIRGEIVGTLQAGDHLEMPYVNEDDLSMKKLNEFLFELQALQKEKSDRLHKILDFVNSVHDLCSVLGMDFLATVTEVHPSLNDSVGAHSKSVSDETLSRLSKMVTELKEEKVKRLGKVQALASQLTDLWNLMDATVEERQHFDHVTCNMSSTLDGVTVPGALALDIIEQAELEVERLDQLKASRMKDIAFKRQTELEDIYAQAHIAIDTSAARDRILSVIDSSMFEPSELLADMENQILKAKEEALSRKDILEKVDRWMLACEEESWLEDYSQDDNRYSATRGAHLNLKRAEKARVLVNKIPAIVDMLVAKTQAWEQEHNAAFTYDGVALLAMLDEYRILRQEKEEEKRRMRDQKKINDQLAAEQEKLFGSKPSPARPQSAKKLPGPRVNGGAVNGTPNRRLSVQQQNGLRSASRDGRRESVRPSAPVNYVAIAKDDAASQASST from the exons ATGGGAGTGGCCGGTCACAACGATCCTTTGTTAGGTGAAACCACATGTGGGTCTTTGCTGCAGCAACTACAG CTGATATGGGATGAGGTTGGTGAGAGCGATGATGATCGCGACAAGATGTTACTTCAGCTAGAGCAGGAATGCTTAGATGTTTACAGGAGGAAGGTAGATCAGGCTTCTAGTTCCAGAGCTCGTCTTCTTCAACAACTTGCCAACTCCAAATCCGAGCTTACCAGACTCCTTTCTTCGCTGGGAGAACTGTCTATTTCTGGTGTTTTAGTT CCTGACAAGACAACTGgtacaatcaaggagcaactagcaGCGACATCACCATTCTTGGAACAGCTCTGCAGGAAAAAAGAGAAGAGGGTGAAAGAGTTTGCTGATGTTCAACTCCAAATTCAAACAATACGTGGTGAAATTGTGGGTACTCTACAAGCTGGTGACCACTTGGAAATGCCCTATGTCAACGAGGatgatctttcaatgaagaaactAAATGAATTTCTTTTTGAACTACAAGCACTTCAAAAGGAAAAG AGTGATAGGTTGCACAAGATTCTTGACTTTGTGAACTCAGTGCACGATCTTTGTTCTGTCCTTGGGATGGATTTCTTGGCCACTGTTACTGAAGTTCATCCTAGCCTCAATGACTCTGTTGGTGCTCATTCTAAGAGTGTTAGTGATGAAACATTATCCAGGCTGTCTAAGATGGTGACCGAACTTAAAGAAGAGAAAGTTAAGAGGCTTGGAAAG GTTCAAGCTCTAGCTTCCCAGCTAACTGACCTTTGGAACTTAATGGATGCGACTGTGGAGGAACGACAACATTTTGATCATGTCACATGCAATATGTCCTCAACATTGGATGGAGTGACAGTTCCTGGAGCTTTGGCTCTTGATATTATTGAACAG GCTGAACTTGAAGTTGAAAGGCTGGATCAGCTAAAAGCTAGTAGGATGAAGGACATTGCATTCAAAAGGCAGActgaacttgaagatatatatgcccAGGCTCATATTGCAATAGATACTAGTGCTGCAAGAGATAGAATACTATCTGTTATTGATTCTAGTATGTTCGAGCCATCAGAACTACTGGCAGATATGGAGAACCAGATACTTAAAGCAAAAGAGGAGGCCTTGAGCAGAAAAGACATATTGGAGAAGGTTGACAGGTGGATGCTAGCATGCGAAGAAGAGAGCTGGCTTGAAGACTATAGCCAG GATGATAATAGATACAGTGCAACTAGAGGCGCACATCTGAACCTCAAGCGTGCGGAAAAAGCTCGTGTTTTGGTTAATAAAATCCCAG CCATTGTTGACATGCTGGTGGCGAAGACCCAGGCTTGGGAACAAGAACACAACGCAGCTTTCACCTATGATGGTGTCGCACTTCTTGCGATGCTGGACGAATACAGAATCCTGAGACAGGAGAAAGAGGAAGAGAAGCGAAGAATGAGG GACCAGAAGAAGATAAACGACCAGCTAGCCGCCGAGCAGGAGAAGCTGTTTGGGTCAAAGCCGAGCCCGGCCCGGCCCCAGTCTGCGAAGAAGTTGCCTGGCCCTCGGGTCAATGGCGGCGCGGTGAACGGCACGCCGAACCGGAGGCTGTCAGTGCAGCAGCAGAACGGCCTGCGGTCGGCGAGCAGGGATGGGCGCAGGGAGAGCGTCAGGCCATCGGCGCCGGTGAACTATGTGGCCATCGCCAAGGACGACGCGGCTTCGCAAGCGTCTTCGACCTGA